In Ursus arctos isolate Adak ecotype North America unplaced genomic scaffold, UrsArc2.0 scaffold_3, whole genome shotgun sequence, one DNA window encodes the following:
- the SMKR1 gene encoding small lysine-rich protein 1 encodes MPGKGKRGKGRGKSRGKKPKKPEVDILSPAAMLNLYYIAHNVADCLQLRGFRWPGAPKSKKGKNKT; translated from the exons ATG CCAGGTAAAGGGAAACGAGGAAAAGGCCGAGGCAAGTCTCGCGGGAAGAAGCCAAAGAAACCGGAAGTGGACATTCTCAGCCCAGCCGCCATGCTGAACCTCTACTACATCGCCCACAACGTTGCCGACTGCCTGCAGCTGCGAGGCTTCCGCTGGCCAGGTGCTCCCAAATCCAAGAAGGGGAAAAACAAGACTTAA